The following nucleotide sequence is from Hevea brasiliensis isolate MT/VB/25A 57/8 chromosome 7, ASM3005281v1, whole genome shotgun sequence.
GAACTCAATATTCACAGTAGCTGTCTTCCTGGGCTTATCTTTTGCCTCTCCCACCGGGCTGCATAGCCTTGAAGTTAACCGACCTGAATGTGACCCAGACGTTAAGATGGTGAAGCGACTGATCATGTATGAAGTTGTGTCATTTTCTAGCTTCCTCCTTTCGAGCCTGGTAGCAAAATCACTCAAGATTTTTCTCAGCATTTTTTACCCCGACACAGATCCATCAGATTCGGATAATAAAGCCAAGGCTAGTTCAGATAACAAGCTGTTTCACTCAGGCAGAGGCTTCATGTTCGGAATATCAATACTTGCGTCAATTGTTGGAGTGTTGTTTTTAACAATTTCGATGAAGTACGTGGTTGAGATAAAGATAGGGAAGCTGTCCTGCGGGATCCATGAGACTTGGGCTTCTGTTATTGCACTGTGTGTGTTAGTGGCTATTGCTCTCTTTTTTTACTTACCCTTCATGTTGATTGCTCTAATTTATTGCATGATAGAGCCATAAAAATATGGCATATAAATTGTGGGATATAATATATCTGGCAGACAGCATATAGGATGCTGTTTCTTGGATTGCTTTAATTTGCATAATTGTCATTGTAAAATTTTACGCCCTGCTATTAATAAAGCAACCTGCGTTGATATCAGTAATTCCAATTCTGATTATTCTTCTGGTGACAAAATATAATTCACTTTTTAAGATACATAAAGAATCCACATAGAAGGAATTAGATTGAAAGGATATGTAAGAACTTGTCTGCGTTTTCTATAATTAATTAACTTAGCAGTATCAATTAAACTGTGTTTTTGTGTAAAATGAAAAACTCACTTACCATGATATCAATTAAacttctaaattattttttaagcgTCTGTAGACGAGCATCTACATGTGAGTCTATGAATTATAAAGTTTATTTGATATTACTAATTTAACTGATATTAAAAAATATCatttcaataagttaaaaatattaaaaattaatttgatattttttttataaaaaaatttaatttgatatactttaattataaaaaatttaaaacaactaattaactttattaaactgtttttttcaaaatatttaaaaagatttttttgttaaaaaaatggCCTTTTCCACAATATCAAATGGGCCcttaattacttaatttaaagaaaaaaaatactcTACGGTGGAGTCTTTCTTTAATGGGGTTCTTTTCATTGATTTAAAAGACAAGAATATGATAAGAAAACAAATTAACAAAcaaattaagaattaaaatatagtTGATTTTTTTAACTTCCTACCTAGTCTAATGATTAAAAGTATTGTTTTATTAGAATACTAGCGAAATGTTCATATTATGCGTtagttaatttgtaatttttaatttttaattacaatcTAAATAATAGtaaattgttattataaattattaaattaatttttattcaaatttctcttttatttaatttaaattaatttttatcctATTATggcaataattttttaattaatttgaagtaTAGTTAATTAAAATGCA
It contains:
- the LOC110633356 gene encoding uncharacterized protein LOC110633356: MGGSKRSIGKIKDILMKALDDLVSVNSIFTVAVFLGLSFASPTGLHSLEVNRPECDPDVKMVKRLIMYEVVSFSSFLLSSLVAKSLKIFLSIFYPDTDPSDSDNKAKASSDNKLFHSGRGFMFGISILASIVGVLFLTISMKYVVEIKIGKLSCGIHETWASVIALCVLVAIALFFYLPFMLIALIYCMIEP